One Anaerobacillus alkaliphilus DNA window includes the following coding sequences:
- a CDS encoding cell division protein ZapA, which yields MGEDQIKRRTTVTINSQSYVISGKVDVGHIHEVANFVDQKMKEMRKISPYLDKTQLAVLTAVNISDEYLRLKKQLEQERQKKDGEK from the coding sequence GTGGGAGAAGATCAGATAAAACGACGAACAACGGTAACGATAAATAGCCAAAGTTATGTGATTTCAGGAAAAGTAGATGTAGGTCACATACATGAAGTGGCTAATTTCGTTGATCAAAAAATGAAAGAGATGCGCAAAATCAGTCCTTATTTAGATAAAACACAACTTGCTGTTTTAACTGCTGTCAATATTAGCGATGAATATTTACGGTTAAAAAAACAACTAGAGCAAGAACGTCAAAAGAAAGATGGGGAAAAATAA
- a CDS encoding DUF1269 domain-containing protein, with amino-acid sequence MGRPHIIATFYHLHNAEEAFHALLNFVPRDDISFIHRQDPTRAEGDDMSSDTPLNGILIGGALGGIGGALTGLSLLAFPGLGILLAAGPIYGALAGATTGSLIGGFMDMGINKYEAEEIEKHVQGGAVVFTIEAQSKQHYEQITSTLKHYGADYITDEPIVDDVME; translated from the coding sequence ATGGGTAGACCTCATATTATCGCAACGTTTTATCATTTACATAATGCTGAAGAAGCATTTCATGCTTTATTAAACTTCGTACCCAGAGATGACATTTCTTTTATTCATCGTCAAGATCCTACAAGAGCAGAAGGTGATGACATGAGTAGTGATACACCACTAAACGGTATTTTAATTGGCGGGGCTCTTGGTGGAATTGGTGGTGCGTTAACCGGCTTAAGTTTACTGGCTTTCCCAGGCTTAGGTATCTTACTTGCTGCAGGACCAATCTATGGTGCTTTAGCAGGTGCAACAACTGGCAGTCTTATCGGCGGGTTTATGGATATGGGAATTAATAAGTATGAGGCTGAAGAAATAGAGAAACACGTCCAAGGCGGGGCTGTTGTCTTTACAATTGAAGCTCAATCTAAACAGCATTATGAACAAATCACCTCAACATTAAAGCATTACGGAGCAGATTATATTACCGATGAGCCAATTGTTGATGATGTTATGGAATAA
- a CDS encoding cytochrome c produces the protein MDNNKGNDDRSHTSEEQHPKTEHGAPMDEPPTPQVEDMAEDIRMGNAKVPRFLVVTYCLLAIWAFGYLIMAVPLNQVAEVAADGETIFSQSCFGCHSVTDEYKIGPGMQGITERYNEEELQKILLNGIGTMPSLPSLGLNTEQIKAVKEYISTL, from the coding sequence TTGGACAATAATAAAGGCAACGATGATCGTTCTCACACTTCTGAAGAACAACACCCAAAAACAGAACATGGCGCTCCTATGGATGAACCACCTACTCCCCAAGTAGAAGATATGGCTGAAGACATTCGAATGGGCAATGCTAAAGTCCCTCGCTTCCTTGTTGTTACCTATTGTTTGTTAGCCATCTGGGCCTTTGGCTATTTAATCATGGCAGTCCCCCTAAATCAGGTAGCAGAAGTAGCTGCAGATGGGGAAACCATTTTCTCTCAAAGCTGTTTCGGCTGTCACAGTGTTACTGATGAATATAAAATTGGACCAGGGATGCAAGGTATTACAGAACGCTACAATGAGGAAGAACTTCAAAAAATATTATTGAACGGTATCGGCACTATGCCATCTTTGCCAAGTTTGGGGTTAAATACTGAGCAAATAAAAGCTGTAAAGGAATATATTTCAACCTTGTAA
- the polX gene encoding DNA polymerase/3'-5' exonuclease PolX gives MNKKQVIQALETIAIYMEIKGENSFKVSAYRKAAQALESDERTLNEIEDVSKLKGIGKGTATVIEELMNEGKSNLLEELKGELPSGLLPLLKLPGLGGKKIGKLYQELQVVCIETLKQACTEERVQALAGFGKKTEEKILAAIEEFGKQPDRLALPLVIPVAEKIEENLAKIAGIIRFSRAGSLRRLRETVKDLDYIIATDEPLKVKEELLKFQNVGEIIASGDTKVSLQLNLDVFKISVDFRLVTEAEFATALHHFTGSKDHNVQMRQLAKDRGEKISEYGVEILETGEVITFSTEEEFFNHFGLQFIPPEVREGNGEIEAWSQPNELISLNDIRGDLHMHSTWSDGAYSIKEMAERAREKGYSYIAITDHSKFLKVANGLTVERLKAQHEEITKLNEKWDDFCILTGVEMDILPDGTLDYNDEVIAEVDFVIASIHSSFSQDRETIMKRLTTALQNHHVDLIAHPTGRLLGKRDGYDVDVQLLIDLAKETNTALELNANPHRLDLSAHWVRVAQESGVKIIINTDAHNLEMLDDMEIGVASGRKGWLKKESVINAWELEDVLKFLNRNK, from the coding sequence ATGAATAAAAAACAAGTCATTCAAGCGTTAGAAACGATTGCAATATATATGGAAATTAAAGGTGAAAATAGTTTTAAAGTGTCTGCATATAGAAAGGCAGCTCAAGCACTAGAAAGTGACGAGCGGACCTTAAATGAAATTGAAGATGTGTCTAAACTAAAAGGAATTGGAAAAGGGACTGCTACTGTAATAGAAGAACTTATGAATGAAGGAAAGTCAAACCTATTAGAAGAATTAAAGGGGGAGCTACCTTCTGGGTTACTGCCATTACTAAAGCTCCCTGGACTTGGTGGAAAGAAGATAGGAAAGCTCTATCAAGAATTACAAGTAGTTTGTATTGAGACCCTAAAACAGGCTTGTACGGAAGAGAGAGTACAGGCTCTAGCTGGCTTTGGTAAAAAAACAGAAGAGAAAATCTTAGCTGCTATTGAGGAGTTTGGGAAACAGCCTGACCGCTTGGCTCTACCGTTAGTAATCCCGGTAGCGGAAAAGATTGAAGAAAACTTAGCCAAAATAGCAGGGATTATTCGATTTTCTCGGGCAGGAAGCTTACGTAGGTTAAGAGAAACGGTAAAGGATTTAGATTACATTATTGCTACAGATGAACCGTTAAAAGTGAAAGAAGAGCTGCTTAAATTTCAAAATGTTGGTGAAATAATTGCAAGTGGTGATACGAAGGTTTCGCTACAACTAAATCTTGATGTCTTTAAAATTTCCGTCGATTTTAGACTGGTAACAGAAGCTGAGTTTGCAACTGCTTTGCATCACTTTACTGGATCCAAGGACCATAATGTTCAAATGAGGCAACTTGCTAAGGATCGCGGTGAGAAAATTAGTGAGTATGGTGTTGAGATTTTGGAAACGGGTGAAGTGATCACCTTTTCTACCGAAGAAGAGTTTTTTAATCACTTTGGCCTTCAATTTATTCCTCCTGAAGTTAGAGAAGGGAATGGGGAGATCGAAGCTTGGAGTCAACCAAACGAACTGATTTCGTTAAATGATATTCGAGGCGATCTTCACATGCACTCAACATGGAGTGACGGGGCCTACTCAATTAAGGAGATGGCTGAAAGAGCTCGCGAAAAAGGCTATTCATACATTGCAATTACTGATCATTCAAAGTTCTTAAAGGTAGCGAATGGTCTAACAGTCGAACGCTTAAAAGCGCAACATGAAGAAATTACGAAGCTTAATGAAAAGTGGGATGATTTTTGTATTTTAACTGGTGTCGAGATGGACATTTTGCCTGATGGTACACTAGATTATAACGACGAAGTAATTGCAGAAGTAGATTTTGTCATTGCCTCTATTCATTCATCGTTCTCCCAAGATAGAGAGACGATTATGAAAAGGTTAACTACAGCATTACAAAATCATCATGTAGATTTAATTGCTCATCCCACAGGAAGATTACTAGGAAAAAGGGATGGCTATGATGTAGATGTACAGTTACTCATAGACTTAGCGAAAGAAACGAATACTGCTTTAGAGTTAAACGCAAACCCTCATCGTCTTGATCTATCCGCCCATTGGGTAAGAGTAGCCCAAGAAAGCGGAGTGAAAATAATCATTAATACAGATGCACATAATCTTGAGATGTTAGATGATATGGAAATTGGTGTAGCTAGCGGGAGAAAAGGCTGGCTAAAGAAAGAGTCAGTAATAAATGCTTGGGAACTAGAAGATGTTTTAAAATTTTTAAACAGAAACAAATGA
- a CDS encoding long-chain-fatty-acid--CoA ligase, which translates to METVVSRPWFAHYPEEIPTSLNYEERTLQSYLKEAAEKHPDKSAIHFIGKELSYKELYESSLKLANQLQNLGVKKGDRVAIMLANTPQAVISYYGALFAGAIVVQTNPLYVERELEHQLNDSGAEIMICLDLVYPRVANVLNKTKLRKVIVTGIKDYLPFPKNLIYPFIQKKNTGIKVNIQYNDRILSFVKVLNEGRAEEIDVEINPKEDLALLQYTGGTTGPSKGVMLTHFNLVANTTQCVSWMYKSKKGEERILAALPFFHVYGMTVVMNLSIMYYSKMVVLPKFDPLDVLKTIEKQKVTIFPGAPTMYIALLNHPQLKEFDLSSIDACLSGSAALPVEVQSKFEQLSGGKLVEGYGLTETSPVAIANFLWGKRKSGSIGVPWPDTEAAILSIETGEEALPNEIGEVMVKGPQVMKGYWNRPEDTQATFKDEWFLTGDMGYMDEEGYFYIVDRKKDMIIAGGFNIYPREIEEVLYEHEKVQEACIVGVPDAYRGETVKAFIVTKEGQKLTEEELDQYCRKHLAAFKVPRLYEFRDELPKTMVGKILRRVLVEEEKKKLEDQILDK; encoded by the coding sequence ATGGAAACAGTTGTTTCTCGTCCATGGTTCGCTCATTATCCAGAAGAAATTCCAACATCATTGAACTATGAGGAAAGGACTTTACAAAGTTATTTGAAGGAGGCTGCAGAAAAACATCCTGATAAAAGTGCTATTCACTTTATTGGTAAAGAGCTGTCGTACAAAGAACTTTACGAATCTTCCTTGAAACTTGCCAATCAGCTTCAGAACTTAGGAGTCAAAAAAGGTGACCGAGTCGCGATAATGTTAGCAAACACGCCTCAAGCAGTCATTAGTTACTATGGTGCTTTATTTGCAGGAGCTATAGTTGTACAAACAAATCCCCTTTACGTAGAAAGGGAATTGGAACACCAACTAAATGACTCTGGTGCTGAGATTATGATTTGTTTAGATCTCGTCTATCCAAGAGTAGCAAACGTACTGAATAAAACGAAGCTTAGAAAGGTAATTGTCACTGGCATTAAGGATTATCTACCTTTCCCTAAGAATTTAATCTATCCGTTTATTCAAAAGAAAAATACTGGTATCAAAGTTAACATTCAGTACAATGATCGGATTTTGAGTTTTGTGAAAGTACTTAATGAAGGTCGTGCCGAAGAAATAGACGTTGAGATTAATCCAAAGGAGGATTTGGCTTTACTACAATATACAGGAGGAACAACAGGTCCTTCTAAAGGAGTAATGTTAACCCACTTTAACTTAGTAGCTAATACAACTCAATGTGTAAGTTGGATGTATAAGTCAAAAAAAGGAGAGGAACGGATTTTAGCCGCTCTACCATTCTTCCACGTTTATGGAATGACAGTAGTAATGAACTTATCTATTATGTATTACTCTAAAATGGTAGTGTTACCTAAGTTCGACCCGCTTGATGTCCTGAAGACGATTGAAAAACAAAAGGTAACGATTTTCCCAGGGGCACCAACAATGTACATTGCTTTGTTAAATCACCCACAATTAAAAGAATTCGACCTGTCATCAATTGATGCGTGCTTAAGTGGTTCAGCAGCATTACCAGTTGAGGTTCAATCGAAATTCGAGCAATTGTCAGGAGGGAAGTTAGTAGAAGGTTATGGGTTAACTGAGACATCTCCAGTAGCCATTGCGAATTTCTTATGGGGGAAGCGTAAGTCTGGGAGTATTGGTGTACCTTGGCCTGATACTGAAGCTGCTATTCTATCAATTGAAACAGGTGAAGAAGCTCTTCCGAATGAAATCGGTGAAGTTATGGTAAAAGGCCCTCAAGTGATGAAGGGCTACTGGAATCGACCAGAAGATACACAAGCTACGTTTAAGGATGAATGGTTCTTAACAGGCGACATGGGCTATATGGACGAAGAAGGTTATTTCTATATCGTTGACAGAAAGAAGGATATGATTATCGCTGGAGGCTTCAACATATATCCGAGGGAAATTGAAGAGGTTCTTTATGAGCATGAGAAAGTCCAAGAGGCTTGTATTGTTGGAGTGCCAGATGCCTATCGTGGTGAAACTGTAAAGGCATTTATCGTTACCAAAGAAGGTCAGAAATTAACGGAGGAGGAGTTAGATCAATATTGTCGTAAACATTTGGCAGCCTTTAAAGTCCCTAGACTTTATGAGTTTAGAGATGAATTACCGAAAACAATGGTAGGGAAAATTCTTCGCCGAGTGTTGGTAGAAGAGGAAAAGAAGAAACTAGAAGATCAAATTTTAGATAAGTAA
- a CDS encoding CvpA family protein, producing MLSLILIILLITSFFVGFRRGFILQLIHLTGFIVSFFVAYLYYDDLAKHIRLWIPYPQFPTDNPAFMLIEAFNFEHVYYSGIAFAILFFATKIAMQIIGSMFDFLAHLPILNFINGWLGGILCFLETLLVLVVLLHIAALLPIELVQDVLKESTLAKLILDYTPILSNQLKELWIENRF from the coding sequence ATGCTTAGCTTAATATTAATCATTCTTTTAATTACTAGCTTTTTTGTAGGATTTCGCAGAGGTTTTATCTTACAACTTATTCATCTAACTGGGTTTATCGTTTCTTTTTTTGTTGCTTATCTATACTATGATGATTTAGCAAAACATATTAGGTTATGGATCCCGTACCCTCAATTTCCAACAGATAATCCAGCATTTATGTTAATAGAGGCATTCAATTTTGAGCATGTATATTACAGTGGTATTGCATTTGCTATTTTATTTTTTGCTACCAAAATTGCCATGCAAATTATCGGATCGATGTTTGATTTTTTGGCTCATTTACCGATACTAAATTTTATCAATGGTTGGCTAGGTGGAATTCTATGCTTCTTAGAAACATTACTAGTACTAGTAGTCCTATTACATATTGCCGCATTACTACCAATTGAGCTAGTACAAGACGTGCTAAAGGAATCTACACTGGCTAAATTAATCTTAGATTACACACCAATTTTATCTAATCAGTTGAAGGAACTTTGGATTGAAAATAGGTTTTAA
- a CDS encoding endonuclease MutS2, which translates to MKNQLIEHVSSSLGKRKVAELQPMVNIDEIQHAQNSTFEGTKVLRLKGQVPLGGIRDIIASVKRAQIGGMLNEMELLDISSTVYGGRRFKKFIEDMIENAIELPILEELVRTITPLTDVEREIKMCIDDHGHVLDSASPTLRTIRHQIKSHEASVRSKLESIIRSSSSQKMLSDSIITIRNDRYVIPVKQEYRNNFGGLVHDQSASGATLFIEPQAVVAINNQLREVRVKEKQEIEKILHALSAAVAEVGEELLQNVRTLAEVDFIFAKALYAKAIKATQPKLNDIGFINMKRARHPLIAHEEVVPIDIELGKSYSSIVITGPNTGGKTVTLKTTGLLTLMMQSGLHVPIDEGSEMAIFQSVYADIGDEQSIEQNLSTFSSHMVNIIDILEHVDHQSLVLFDELGAGTDPTEGAALAIAILDDVYQRGARIVATTHYSELKAYAYNRPGAINASVEFDVETLSPTYRLLIGVPGRSNAFAISKRLGLNIDIIEKAKAQISTETNKVENMITSLETSQKMAEKEMEEAVKIREEAEALRKDLADKFAQFELEKDMLIEQAEKKAFKVVETAKEEAEFIIEELRELQKEANVVKEHQLIDAKKRLDETAPKQKDKKKKGVVKNIIKELFPGDEVNVTSFNQKGHIVDKVSDREFLVQIGIMKMKVAMDDLQLIDRPRPIEKKPVATVRGNSHHVKPELDLRGERFEDAMLRVEKYLDDALLAGYSQVSIIHGKGTGALRKGVLQLLKTHPHVKSSKMAGMSEGGLGNTIVEFK; encoded by the coding sequence ATGAAAAATCAGCTTATAGAACATGTAAGTTCATCGCTTGGAAAGAGAAAAGTTGCGGAACTCCAACCGATGGTAAACATAGATGAAATACAGCATGCACAAAATTCAACGTTTGAAGGAACCAAGGTATTACGCTTAAAAGGGCAGGTTCCTTTAGGTGGTATTCGCGATATAATTGCTAGTGTGAAACGCGCCCAAATTGGTGGGATGCTAAATGAAATGGAATTATTAGATATCTCAAGTACGGTATATGGTGGCAGACGGTTTAAAAAGTTTATTGAAGATATGATTGAGAACGCAATTGAACTACCAATTTTAGAAGAATTAGTAAGGACGATTACACCTTTAACTGATGTAGAACGAGAAATTAAAATGTGTATTGATGACCATGGGCATGTTCTAGATTCAGCTAGTCCAACATTAAGAACAATTAGACATCAAATAAAAAGTCATGAAGCGTCAGTTCGTTCAAAGCTTGAGAGCATCATTCGTTCCTCCAGTAGCCAAAAGATGCTATCAGATTCAATCATTACCATTCGAAATGATCGTTATGTAATTCCAGTTAAGCAGGAATATCGCAATAACTTTGGGGGATTAGTTCATGATCAATCTGCTTCAGGTGCCACATTGTTTATTGAACCTCAAGCAGTAGTAGCGATTAATAATCAATTAAGAGAGGTCCGAGTAAAGGAAAAACAAGAGATCGAAAAAATCTTACATGCCTTGTCTGCTGCTGTTGCAGAGGTAGGTGAGGAGTTACTCCAAAATGTGCGTACATTAGCTGAGGTTGATTTTATTTTTGCGAAAGCGTTGTATGCAAAGGCGATTAAAGCTACACAGCCTAAGTTAAATGATATTGGTTTTATTAATATGAAGCGAGCTCGTCATCCACTGATTGCTCATGAAGAGGTTGTCCCCATTGATATTGAACTTGGGAAATCGTATAGCTCCATCGTTATCACTGGACCTAATACTGGTGGTAAAACAGTTACTTTAAAGACGACCGGACTATTAACATTAATGATGCAATCGGGTTTACATGTTCCTATAGATGAAGGCTCAGAAATGGCAATCTTTCAGTCAGTCTACGCAGATATTGGAGATGAGCAGTCGATTGAACAGAACTTGAGTACGTTCTCATCTCATATGGTGAACATCATTGATATCTTAGAGCATGTTGATCATCAAAGCCTGGTTTTATTTGATGAGCTTGGTGCAGGTACAGATCCAACTGAGGGTGCTGCATTAGCAATTGCTATTTTGGATGATGTCTATCAACGAGGTGCTAGGATTGTTGCCACTACACACTATAGTGAATTGAAAGCATACGCCTATAACCGCCCAGGTGCAATTAATGCGAGCGTTGAATTTGATGTTGAGACATTAAGTCCGACTTATCGATTATTAATTGGAGTTCCTGGTCGTAGTAATGCCTTTGCAATTTCAAAACGACTTGGTTTAAATATTGATATTATTGAAAAGGCTAAAGCACAAATTTCAACTGAGACTAATAAGGTTGAAAATATGATCACATCTCTCGAGACTAGTCAAAAAATGGCTGAAAAAGAAATGGAAGAGGCTGTGAAAATCCGTGAAGAGGCCGAAGCACTTAGAAAAGATTTAGCCGATAAGTTTGCTCAATTTGAACTAGAAAAAGATATGCTTATTGAACAAGCAGAAAAGAAAGCATTTAAAGTGGTTGAAACCGCTAAGGAAGAAGCAGAATTCATTATTGAAGAATTAAGGGAGCTCCAAAAAGAGGCGAATGTGGTAAAAGAGCACCAGTTAATTGATGCCAAAAAACGACTAGATGAAACTGCACCAAAACAGAAGGATAAGAAGAAAAAAGGTGTGGTGAAAAACATCATTAAGGAGCTTTTTCCAGGTGATGAAGTGAACGTTACTAGCTTCAATCAAAAGGGCCATATCGTAGACAAAGTTTCTGATAGAGAATTTCTTGTACAGATTGGCATTATGAAGATGAAGGTAGCTATGGATGATCTTCAGCTGATCGATAGACCTAGACCAATTGAGAAAAAACCCGTAGCAACTGTCCGTGGCAACTCACATCATGTGAAACCGGAATTAGATCTTCGTGGCGAACGTTTTGAAGATGCTATGCTCCGTGTCGAGAAATATCTAGACGATGCTTTACTTGCAGGGTACAGTCAAGTATCCATTATTCATGGAAAAGGAACAGGGGCACTTCGAAAAGGAGTGCTGCAGCTACTAAAAACACATCCTCATGTAAAAAGCTCAAAAATGGCTGGAATGAGTGAAGGTGGGCTTGGGAATACAATTGTGGAATTTAAATAA
- a CDS encoding AMP-binding protein encodes MELSSQKVWSKNYPTEIPFTINYEERTLQSYLKEAKEKHPNKIALHFLGKELTYLELYNSALKFANQLKSLGVVKGDRVAIMLANSPQSVISYYGALMAGAIVVQTNPLYVERELEHQMIDSGAKIMICLDLVYQRVKKVRPKTTLEHVIVTGIKDYLPFPKNLIYPFIQKKNTGITINVDYGDTVHSFVKLLKSGEAKEIHVDFDVKEDLALLQYTGGTTGVAKGVMLTHFNLVANTTQAIKWMYKMTPGEEVIICALPFFHVYGMTVGMNYSIMHTSKMIIIPKFDTKQILKDIQKHKVTMFPGAPTMYIGLINDPDIEKYDLSSIEVCISGSSALPVEVQQRFEQLTGGKLSEGFGLTEAAPVTHFNEMWGRRPSGSIGFPWPDTDAIILNAETGEEATPGQIGELLIKGPQVMKGYWNRPEDTYATLRDGWLYTGDMAYMDEDGYFYIVDRKKDMIIAGGFNIYPREIEEVLFEHESIQEAVIVGVPDPYRGETVKAYIVLKENHHVTEKELNTYCRKHLSAYKVPRLYEFRDELPKTMVGKVLRRALLEEEQKKLEAKKNQQKSS; translated from the coding sequence ATGGAATTGTCGTCTCAAAAGGTATGGTCCAAAAATTACCCTACTGAAATACCTTTCACAATTAACTATGAAGAAAGAACACTACAAAGCTATTTGAAGGAAGCTAAGGAGAAGCATCCAAATAAAATAGCACTTCACTTTCTTGGTAAGGAGCTTACATATTTAGAGCTCTACAACTCAGCGTTAAAGTTTGCTAATCAATTAAAGTCATTAGGTGTTGTCAAGGGGGACCGAGTAGCAATTATGCTAGCAAATAGTCCTCAATCCGTTATTAGTTATTACGGTGCTTTGATGGCGGGTGCTATTGTTGTGCAAACAAACCCTCTTTACGTAGAAAGGGAATTAGAACATCAAATGATAGACTCAGGTGCAAAGATCATGATCTGTCTTGACCTTGTTTATCAGAGAGTTAAAAAGGTTCGTCCAAAAACTACTCTCGAACATGTCATCGTTACAGGTATAAAAGATTACTTGCCATTTCCAAAAAACCTGATTTATCCTTTTATCCAAAAGAAGAACACTGGCATTACTATTAATGTAGATTATGGTGACACGGTGCATTCGTTTGTGAAACTATTAAAAAGTGGTGAGGCAAAAGAAATTCATGTTGATTTTGATGTAAAAGAGGATCTAGCTTTGCTTCAATACACTGGGGGAACAACAGGTGTAGCAAAAGGAGTAATGTTAACTCATTTTAATTTAGTTGCTAACACAACACAGGCAATTAAATGGATGTACAAAATGACTCCTGGTGAAGAAGTAATTATCTGTGCTTTGCCATTTTTTCACGTATATGGAATGACTGTCGGAATGAACTATTCAATTATGCATACGTCAAAAATGATCATCATTCCAAAGTTTGATACAAAACAAATTCTAAAAGATATTCAAAAACACAAAGTGACGATGTTTCCTGGCGCGCCAACTATGTACATCGGCTTAATTAACGATCCTGATATTGAGAAGTATGACCTTTCATCAATTGAAGTATGTATTAGTGGTTCATCGGCACTTCCTGTTGAAGTTCAACAGCGATTTGAGCAGTTGACAGGAGGAAAGCTGTCAGAAGGATTTGGGTTGACAGAGGCGGCTCCAGTTACCCATTTTAACGAAATGTGGGGAAGACGCCCAAGTGGTAGTATAGGTTTTCCTTGGCCAGATACAGATGCAATTATATTAAATGCCGAAACGGGTGAAGAAGCTACACCAGGGCAAATCGGTGAGCTATTGATTAAGGGACCGCAAGTCATGAAAGGTTATTGGAATCGACCAGAAGACACCTATGCAACTCTTAGAGATGGCTGGTTGTACACCGGAGACATGGCCTATATGGATGAAGATGGCTACTTCTATATTGTTGACCGTAAAAAGGACATGATTATTGCTGGTGGCTTTAATATTTATCCACGGGAAATTGAAGAAGTATTATTTGAACATGAGAGCATTCAAGAAGCTGTTATTGTCGGAGTGCCGGATCCATATCGTGGTGAGACTGTTAAAGCTTATATTGTTTTAAAGGAAAATCATCATGTGACTGAGAAGGAGTTAAACACTTACTGCCGAAAGCACTTATCAGCTTATAAAGTACCACGCCTTTATGAATTTAGAGATGAATTACCGAAAACAATGGTAGGGAAAGTGCTACGACGAGCTTTATTAGAAGAAGAACAGAAAAAGCTTGAAGCAAAGAAAAATCAACAAAAAAGTAGCTAA
- a CDS encoding cbb3-type cytochrome c oxidase subunit II: MGSFANERSMLTYIIGATILFLIGVFGTAYLPFYDDQMQVPNENAELRNFAHDSAEYRGREVYIREGCHVCHTMFVRPVLADSTLGPISQPADYYYEAPAMLGSKRTGADLMWVGNRWNADWHREHLLNPQKILPGSIMPSYNYLSEQDLEDLIAYLMSLKPSPQTEGRPVSN; encoded by the coding sequence ATGGGAAGTTTTGCGAATGAAAGATCAATGTTAACTTATATTATTGGCGCAACTATTTTATTTTTAATAGGAGTTTTTGGCACTGCGTATTTACCATTCTATGATGACCAGATGCAGGTACCAAATGAAAATGCTGAATTACGTAACTTTGCACATGATTCAGCCGAGTACCGTGGTAGGGAGGTTTACATCCGTGAAGGTTGTCATGTTTGTCATACCATGTTCGTTAGACCCGTTCTAGCAGATAGTACACTTGGACCAATTTCTCAACCAGCTGATTATTATTATGAAGCTCCGGCAATGCTCGGTTCAAAACGGACAGGAGCTGACTTAATGTGGGTCGGAAATCGCTGGAATGCTGACTGGCATCGTGAACACTTACTCAATCCTCAAAAAATATTACCTGGAAGTATAATGCCTAGCTACAATTATTTAAGTGAACAGGACCTGGAAGATTTAATTGCTTATTTAATGAGCTTAAAGCCTTCTCCACAAACGGAAGGTAGGCCAGTTAGTAATTAA
- a CDS encoding DUF350 domain-containing protein, with translation MERLFQIDFVYTAATYSVVVLATVVFLAIFESVTKYNNWQQIKNGNVSVALATGGKIFGVANIFRFSIQHNDSILTMLTWGGYGFTLLLFGYFIFEFLTPSFKVDEEIAKDNRAVGFLSFIISVGLSFVIGAGIIK, from the coding sequence ATGGAACGATTATTTCAAATTGACTTTGTGTATACAGCAGCAACTTACAGTGTCGTCGTTTTAGCAACGGTCGTATTCTTAGCAATATTTGAATCGGTAACAAAGTATAATAACTGGCAACAAATAAAAAATGGAAATGTATCGGTGGCATTGGCTACGGGTGGTAAGATTTTTGGTGTCGCTAATATTTTTCGTTTCTCTATACAACATAACGATTCTATCTTAACGATGTTAACATGGGGTGGCTATGGTTTTACTCTGTTATTATTTGGTTATTTTATTTTTGAATTTCTGACTCCAAGTTTTAAGGTTGATGAAGAAATTGCCAAAGATAATCGTGCTGTAGGTTTTTTATCATTTATAATCTCAGTAGGACTTTCTTTTGTGATAGGTGCGGGGATTATTAAATAA